In Sutterella faecalis, a genomic segment contains:
- a CDS encoding AraC family transcriptional regulator, with protein MKTPEEWFASDSADPNCTVCEHEAEESPSSRALRLRLADRVREIVLNGALDLHPIEGLHLSYIEESVQAKNCFYRLSVGVILRGHKRLMIGSDEYRYGPGSAIVTSIDMPTSYELMNVSKEEPFVSLSIPLNTATLAELIQDDDATSQAKSVFSVEPSSEELMEDFYRLLALLEKPAQIPLRAPLIIRDIHCLALSGAGGDCLRALYAPDAAGKRIRQAIRWLRDNYRSDVSIERLAEVANMAPSTFHRHFREFTSLTPLQYQKRLRLYEAQQLLLNGGTDANSAAYAVGYQSPAQFSRDYKRLFGEPPGRHIRGKLARIQDAVVKPVLENI; from the coding sequence ATGAAAACGCCTGAGGAATGGTTTGCAAGCGACTCCGCCGACCCGAACTGCACGGTCTGCGAGCACGAGGCCGAGGAATCGCCCTCGAGCCGCGCGCTGAGACTAAGGCTCGCCGACCGCGTTCGCGAGATCGTCTTGAATGGCGCCCTCGACCTTCATCCGATCGAGGGGCTTCACCTCTCCTACATCGAGGAATCCGTCCAGGCGAAGAACTGCTTCTACCGGCTGTCGGTCGGCGTCATTCTCAGGGGACACAAGCGCCTCATGATCGGCTCCGACGAATACCGCTACGGCCCGGGGTCGGCGATCGTGACCTCGATCGACATGCCGACCTCGTATGAGCTCATGAACGTCTCGAAGGAAGAACCCTTCGTCTCGCTCTCGATTCCGCTCAATACGGCGACGCTTGCCGAACTCATTCAGGACGACGACGCGACGAGCCAGGCGAAAAGCGTTTTCTCCGTCGAACCCTCGTCCGAGGAGCTCATGGAGGACTTCTACCGGCTCCTCGCGCTTCTCGAGAAGCCTGCGCAGATTCCCCTTCGCGCGCCCCTCATCATCCGCGACATTCACTGCCTTGCGCTTTCGGGCGCGGGCGGCGACTGCCTGCGAGCGCTCTATGCGCCGGATGCCGCCGGGAAGCGCATCCGGCAGGCGATCCGGTGGCTGAGGGACAACTACCGTTCCGACGTATCGATTGAACGGCTCGCCGAAGTCGCGAACATGGCGCCTTCGACCTTCCATCGTCATTTCCGGGAATTCACGTCGTTGACGCCCTTGCAGTACCAGAAGCGCCTGAGGCTCTACGAGGCCCAGCAGCTGCTCCTTAATGGCGGCACCGATGCCAATTCCGCCGCCTATGCCGTGGGCTACCAGAGTCCCGCGCAGTTTTCGCGCGACTATAAACGCCTCTTCGGCGAGCCGCCCGGACGCCACATTAGGGGCAAGCTCGCCCGCATTCAGGATGCCGTCGTCAAACCTGTGCTTGAAAATATATGA
- the aroD gene encoding type I 3-dehydroquinate dehydratase produces the protein MQRRHLFGTAFGAAAAVVVPAAEASVSDHFGEKMRPIDTENRAPGWGVGAVKPLEVKGRRIGEGRPKLIAPTTSKNPADLYQTLEKFAGMEALDMVEVRIDYLGKLAPAEFAEVTQKAYKAAGDKIVLVTLRNGTDGGPFIAEDKYYGDVYRAVIESGKADIIDLELFRDADMIRSLVKAAHAKGIKVIISDHEFKFTPDEGEIIRRLLLEQEFGADILKLAVMAFSPEDALTVMTATAKMRHYYSDRPMLTMAMGKWGVLTRITGEGFGSDLTFASVGGKASAPGQIPAEECLSVLDTLHRAMNP, from the coding sequence ATGCAGCGTCGTCATCTGTTCGGTACCGCTTTTGGAGCTGCCGCAGCGGTTGTGGTTCCGGCGGCGGAAGCGAGCGTTTCGGATCATTTCGGCGAGAAGATGCGCCCGATCGATACGGAAAACCGCGCGCCCGGCTGGGGCGTCGGCGCTGTGAAGCCCCTGGAAGTCAAAGGGCGCCGGATCGGCGAGGGACGTCCGAAGCTCATCGCCCCGACGACGAGCAAAAACCCCGCCGACCTTTATCAGACGCTCGAAAAGTTTGCCGGCATGGAGGCGCTCGACATGGTCGAGGTCCGCATCGACTACCTTGGGAAACTCGCGCCGGCTGAATTTGCCGAGGTCACGCAGAAGGCCTACAAGGCGGCAGGCGACAAGATCGTGCTCGTGACGCTTAGAAACGGCACCGACGGCGGCCCCTTCATTGCCGAGGACAAGTACTACGGCGACGTTTACCGCGCCGTTATTGAGTCGGGCAAGGCCGACATCATCGATCTCGAGCTCTTCCGCGATGCGGACATGATCCGCTCCCTCGTCAAGGCAGCGCACGCCAAAGGCATCAAGGTCATCATCAGCGACCACGAATTCAAATTCACGCCCGACGAAGGCGAAATCATCCGGAGGCTGCTGCTCGAGCAGGAATTCGGCGCCGATATTCTGAAGCTTGCCGTCATGGCGTTCTCGCCCGAAGATGCGCTCACCGTGATGACCGCAACCGCGAAGATGCGCCACTACTACAGCGACCGCCCGATGCTCACGATGGCGATGGGAAAGTGGGGCGTTCTCACCCGTATCACGGGCGAGGGGTTCGGCTCCGACCTCACCTTCGCGTCCGTGGGCGGAAAGGCGAGCGCGCCCGGCCAGATTCCGGCTGAGGAATGCCTCTCGGTTCTCGATACGCTTCACCGCGCGATGAATCCGTAA
- a CDS encoding FAD-dependent oxidoreductase, whose product MTEESAQKRRTRRDLLGSVFASAVAAGGLTLGGFSNASEKEAKLPAEADVVVVGSGIAGLSAAVAAKEAGARRVLLLEKGPIAGGHSIYSSGSISVVSPRLQGPKGFQDTPKLFAEDAYAYGDSCGDLAILERIGAESESALLWLASMGVRFGGLFTARAETRPRCVSSYGNSAGRSYVLALMTRADAMGVEVLLEADLRSLDCLTDGSGWSLGVKRKSAPALQYLKTRAVVLAAGGFGACREMRMKVMPELDPQIETSANPFGTLWENRDATAAELARNAGGFWKEGLGLQLLPYWGGRLIDYAGGDIFITLRGRRFIDEGLAWNKISAAVLRQPEKEIWVITDSASRKSATLGLKIANGFVKKSDTVEEMAAGMGIPAAVLKETLDKYNRAARVGFDPEFGKTIFTQTLDHPPYYWGRERIIVHTSLDGIATDREARVIDARGLPIPGLYAAGEFAGGIFGRDRIGGAGISNCLVMGRAAGRNAARV is encoded by the coding sequence GTGACTGAAGAAAGCGCACAAAAGCGAAGGACGCGGCGCGATCTGCTGGGGAGCGTTTTTGCGTCTGCTGTTGCCGCGGGCGGCCTCACCCTCGGGGGCTTCTCCAACGCTTCCGAAAAGGAGGCAAAGCTTCCGGCGGAAGCCGACGTCGTCGTTGTGGGATCCGGTATCGCCGGGCTCTCCGCTGCCGTCGCTGCAAAGGAGGCCGGCGCGAGGCGCGTGCTGCTTCTGGAAAAGGGGCCGATTGCGGGCGGACACAGCATTTATTCGAGCGGAAGCATCAGCGTTGTTTCCCCGCGGCTGCAGGGGCCTAAGGGCTTTCAGGATACGCCGAAGCTTTTTGCCGAGGACGCCTACGCCTACGGCGACAGCTGCGGTGACCTTGCGATTCTCGAAAGAATCGGAGCGGAGTCGGAATCTGCGCTCCTCTGGCTTGCATCCATGGGCGTGCGGTTCGGCGGCCTCTTTACCGCCAGAGCCGAAACCCGGCCGAGATGCGTCTCGAGCTACGGGAATTCCGCGGGCCGAAGCTACGTACTCGCGCTCATGACCCGGGCGGATGCGATGGGCGTCGAAGTTCTCCTCGAAGCGGATCTGCGGTCGCTGGACTGCCTTACCGACGGCAGCGGCTGGAGCCTCGGCGTGAAGCGCAAAAGCGCCCCTGCGCTTCAGTACCTCAAAACCCGCGCCGTCGTTCTGGCAGCAGGAGGTTTCGGCGCATGCCGCGAAATGCGGATGAAGGTGATGCCGGAGCTCGATCCGCAAATAGAGACTTCTGCGAATCCCTTCGGCACGCTTTGGGAAAACCGGGATGCGACGGCCGCGGAGCTTGCGCGAAATGCTGGAGGCTTCTGGAAGGAAGGCTTGGGGCTCCAGCTCCTCCCCTACTGGGGCGGGCGGCTCATCGACTACGCGGGCGGCGACATCTTCATCACGCTCCGGGGTCGCCGCTTCATCGACGAAGGCCTCGCATGGAACAAGATTTCTGCGGCTGTTCTCCGGCAGCCCGAGAAGGAAATCTGGGTGATCACCGACAGCGCCTCAAGAAAGAGCGCGACCCTCGGCCTCAAGATCGCCAACGGCTTCGTGAAGAAGTCGGACACTGTGGAAGAGATGGCGGCGGGGATGGGCATTCCGGCAGCGGTATTGAAGGAAACGCTCGACAAATACAACCGCGCCGCGCGCGTTGGGTTCGACCCGGAGTTCGGGAAGACCATCTTCACGCAGACGCTCGATCATCCGCCTTACTACTGGGGGCGCGAGCGGATTATCGTACACACGTCCCTCGACGGCATCGCGACTGACCGGGAGGCGAGGGTAATCGATGCACGCGGCCTCCCCATTCCGGGGCTCTACGCCGCGGGCGAATTCGCGGGCGGGATTTTCGGCCGCGACCGCATCGGGGGCGCGGGGATTTCCAACTGCCTCGTGATGGGGCGCGCTGCCGGGAGAAATGCGGCCCGCGTCTGA
- a CDS encoding response regulator transcription factor has translation MTLGMEVREYGSAREFLDDDDLERPGCIVLDLRMPGMTGMEVVERLHAQKVMTPVILLTGHGDIGAAVRAMKLGAVDFLEKKSDPMVVYETVRAACERSAADAREREAKARESKKFEALSPREREVLELVAEGLSNREAAEKLGLSQETVKMHRSHAYGKLGIKSALEAFQWVKAEKEKETQGD, from the coding sequence ATGACCCTCGGCATGGAAGTGCGGGAATACGGAAGCGCCCGGGAGTTTCTCGATGACGACGACCTTGAGCGCCCGGGCTGCATTGTGCTTGATCTCCGCATGCCGGGCATGACCGGCATGGAAGTGGTGGAACGCCTTCATGCGCAGAAAGTGATGACGCCCGTCATTCTTCTCACGGGCCACGGCGACATCGGCGCGGCCGTACGTGCAATGAAGCTCGGCGCCGTCGATTTTCTCGAAAAGAAGTCTGACCCCATGGTGGTCTATGAGACGGTCCGTGCTGCCTGCGAGCGTTCGGCCGCGGATGCCCGCGAGCGGGAGGCGAAGGCGAGGGAGTCGAAAAAGTTTGAAGCGCTCTCCCCCCGTGAGCGCGAGGTGCTCGAACTCGTGGCCGAGGGGCTCTCGAACCGCGAGGCCGCGGAAAAGCTCGGCCTCTCCCAGGAAACGGTCAAGATGCACCGATCTCACGCTTACGGAAAACTCGGGATTAAGAGCGCGCTTGAAGCCTTCCAGTGGGTGAAGGCGGAGAAGGAAAAGGAGACGCAGGGTGACTGA
- a CDS encoding sensor histidine kinase, translating into MEDLHLFGGWTEAKKSRIIDAMKLLSSGISSLFLLAAAFVIGAAGGALPARDASAAEALPISGATVEAPAGEKDDSRPILSISVVDTLINPFDALALERTLEQLSDRLPQYRWRQMVIPAADAEESLLLNKPDFLLAPSGFAAYAQLSSRVSAVRIATRRTVLADRADHSVGSVFIVRAERPWRTLRDIEGRRAASGLQTTVEGWLAAAGEIERAGFDPDHFFSELVVKSNAYPDVISEVLSGGTDVGILPACLLETVAEKKLARTEDLRIINAKTEGLRCLHSTDLYPGLSLVALDDTDEEKVRDVLGALLSLKDIDGYEWFANVSDASVLKLFQDLRVGPWAHLRNMSPWAIFSRYREEILFFLGVLLLLILNEIRLHVLVKKRTQALSEALEQNIRSEAEAAEARQQAAGLERRSVVSQMSGMVAHEINAPVGAIRAYCAVLRILLRGEEKKEERVAMALKGVEHEAEKVAGIVDRVRQYARKGSTEHAEVPLLRVIERGIRSARSELSEEKRERLSVTLHTNGLEPVVLGDALELEVLFLNLVRNAASAAFGSEREQPFVSVMINRCVAEHSKEGPAPDAASSPSRGDSCIEVVIENSGAILDDAAMARLAKLGDAITPSPQGLGIGLSICRGIAEGHGASMKFARREDGGVVVVLSFPEMPRTE; encoded by the coding sequence GTGGAAGATCTACACCTCTTCGGGGGTTGGACGGAGGCGAAGAAATCCCGCATCATTGACGCCATGAAGCTTCTTTCTTCCGGGATTTCCTCTTTATTTCTCTTAGCCGCCGCTTTTGTCATTGGAGCGGCAGGCGGCGCTCTGCCGGCGAGAGATGCGTCGGCCGCCGAAGCGCTTCCCATTTCGGGCGCCACGGTTGAGGCCCCGGCGGGAGAGAAAGATGATTCCCGACCGATCCTTTCGATCAGCGTGGTTGATACGCTCATCAATCCCTTCGATGCCCTCGCGCTCGAGCGCACGCTCGAGCAGCTCTCCGACCGTCTCCCGCAATACCGCTGGCGGCAGATGGTCATTCCGGCGGCGGACGCCGAGGAGTCGCTCCTCTTGAACAAGCCCGACTTCCTCCTTGCGCCCTCGGGCTTTGCGGCCTACGCGCAGCTCTCGTCGCGCGTTTCCGCCGTGAGAATCGCCACGCGCCGCACGGTTCTTGCCGACCGGGCGGACCATTCCGTGGGTTCGGTCTTCATCGTCCGAGCCGAGCGCCCCTGGCGGACGCTTCGGGATATCGAAGGCCGGCGGGCGGCTTCGGGACTCCAGACGACGGTTGAAGGGTGGCTCGCGGCAGCGGGCGAAATCGAGCGTGCGGGGTTCGACCCCGATCATTTCTTTTCCGAACTGGTCGTCAAGAGCAATGCCTACCCCGATGTGATTTCAGAAGTCCTCTCGGGCGGAACGGATGTGGGGATTCTCCCCGCATGTCTTCTCGAGACTGTGGCGGAAAAGAAGCTTGCAAGAACGGAAGACCTGCGGATCATCAACGCGAAGACCGAGGGGCTGCGGTGCCTCCATTCAACGGACCTCTATCCCGGACTCAGTCTTGTGGCTCTTGACGACACCGATGAGGAAAAGGTGAGGGATGTTCTTGGCGCCCTTTTGTCGCTCAAGGACATCGACGGCTACGAGTGGTTCGCGAACGTTTCAGACGCTTCCGTGCTGAAGCTCTTCCAGGATCTTCGCGTCGGTCCATGGGCGCACTTGAGGAATATGAGCCCGTGGGCGATATTCTCGCGCTACCGGGAGGAGATTCTCTTCTTCCTCGGGGTCCTTCTCCTGCTGATCCTCAATGAAATCCGGCTCCATGTGCTCGTCAAAAAGCGCACGCAGGCGCTGAGTGAGGCGCTCGAACAGAATATCCGGAGCGAAGCGGAAGCGGCTGAGGCCCGTCAGCAGGCGGCCGGGCTCGAACGGCGCTCCGTCGTTTCACAAATGTCGGGCATGGTGGCGCACGAGATCAATGCGCCGGTGGGGGCGATTCGCGCCTACTGTGCCGTCCTGCGGATTCTTCTTCGGGGAGAAGAAAAGAAGGAGGAGCGCGTTGCCATGGCGCTGAAGGGCGTCGAGCACGAGGCGGAGAAGGTTGCCGGCATCGTTGACCGCGTGCGGCAGTATGCGAGGAAGGGCAGTACCGAGCATGCGGAAGTGCCGCTCCTCAGAGTGATCGAGCGCGGGATCCGGTCTGCACGAAGCGAGCTCTCTGAGGAAAAGCGCGAGCGGCTCTCCGTGACGCTTCATACCAATGGGCTCGAGCCTGTGGTTCTCGGCGACGCCCTCGAACTCGAGGTTCTTTTTCTCAATCTCGTGAGAAATGCCGCGAGTGCAGCGTTTGGGTCTGAACGGGAGCAGCCCTTCGTTTCCGTCATGATCAATCGGTGCGTGGCGGAGCATTCGAAGGAAGGTCCAGCCCCGGACGCAGCCTCCAGTCCGTCCCGGGGCGATAGCTGCATTGAGGTCGTGATTGAGAATTCGGGCGCGATACTCGATGATGCCGCGATGGCTCGGCTCGCGAAGTTGGGCGACGCCATCACCCCGAGTCCGCAGGGGCTCGGGATTGGTCTCAGCATCTGCAGGGGCATTGCCGAAGGGCACGGCGCTTCCATGAAGTTCGCGCGCCGCGAAGACGGAGGCGTCGTGGTGGTTCTGAGCTTCCCGGAAATGCCCCGAACAGAATAA
- a CDS encoding FAD-dependent oxidoreductase, translated as MKKTFAALAVAALFATAASAATFKAGTYTASAPGIHGPVTVEVTFTADKLSAVKVVKQTETPGIGTLAVDQLPQKIVDAQSPKVDGVSGATITSDAIRKAVADCVKQAGADPEALVPVVLKKVAKNEDLATDVVIVGGGGAGMSATIRSRMNGLNVILVEKMPFIGGAASISGGQVVAQGSKLQKAFGSKDDSVDSMVQDFLKNGAGKNDLSKLTLYAKNVGPTIDWLNEKVGVKFIPNDLPYLAEYSHRRALEFQGGAGTMAQHLREVIAQNGAKVFYNTRVEDLIVEDGKVTGVKAVDLNSGTTYTIKAKKTLLTTGGYGNNKSLLTPEMQKVLYYGPVSSTGDGLQMAEKLGVKTQLLQYGKRYPNGIEVAPGKAKSTIYANVGAFDQAGILVNVNGVRFVNEKASNRHILEPMLKNPNGQAYVFMDQKSWEGFYKRLPETGVSHEDADKYLANGGKTPPLFVKADTIEGVAKLAGINAENLKATVAKYNGFVKAKKDADFDRPVQYMKAEISAEGPYYIVEQKPRFATTMGGVCTDDKLNLVKKDGSVIPNLYGAGEIVGGVMGDDSPAGANVGWALTSGRVAADSIAEAIKAGK; from the coding sequence ATGAAGAAGACTTTTGCTGCTCTTGCGGTTGCCGCGCTTTTCGCGACCGCCGCTTCCGCCGCCACCTTCAAGGCGGGAACCTACACGGCTTCCGCCCCCGGCATTCACGGTCCCGTTACCGTTGAAGTGACCTTCACGGCCGACAAGCTTTCCGCCGTCAAGGTCGTGAAGCAGACCGAAACTCCGGGCATCGGCACGCTCGCCGTCGACCAGCTCCCCCAGAAGATCGTCGACGCCCAGTCGCCGAAGGTTGACGGGGTCTCGGGCGCCACGATTACGTCTGATGCCATCCGGAAGGCCGTTGCCGACTGCGTGAAGCAGGCGGGAGCCGACCCGGAAGCGCTTGTTCCGGTGGTGCTCAAAAAAGTTGCCAAGAATGAAGACCTCGCCACTGACGTCGTCATCGTGGGCGGCGGCGGTGCCGGCATGTCCGCGACCATCCGCAGCCGCATGAACGGCCTCAACGTGATCCTGGTTGAAAAAATGCCCTTCATCGGGGGCGCCGCTTCGATTTCGGGCGGCCAGGTTGTCGCTCAGGGCTCGAAGCTCCAGAAGGCCTTCGGCTCCAAGGACGACTCCGTCGACTCGATGGTGCAGGATTTCTTGAAGAACGGCGCCGGCAAGAACGATCTCTCGAAGCTCACGCTCTATGCGAAGAACGTCGGCCCCACGATCGACTGGTTGAATGAAAAGGTGGGCGTTAAGTTCATCCCGAACGATCTTCCCTACCTCGCCGAGTATTCGCACCGCCGCGCGCTCGAATTCCAGGGGGGCGCCGGCACCATGGCGCAGCACCTGCGCGAAGTGATTGCGCAGAACGGCGCCAAGGTCTTCTACAACACCCGCGTTGAAGACCTCATTGTCGAGGACGGGAAGGTCACGGGCGTGAAGGCGGTCGACTTGAACAGCGGCACGACCTACACCATCAAGGCGAAGAAGACCCTCCTCACGACGGGAGGCTACGGCAACAACAAGTCGCTCCTGACGCCCGAAATGCAGAAGGTTCTCTACTACGGTCCGGTCTCCTCGACGGGCGACGGCCTCCAGATGGCTGAGAAGCTCGGCGTCAAGACTCAGCTCCTCCAGTACGGCAAGCGCTATCCGAACGGCATCGAAGTCGCTCCGGGCAAGGCCAAGTCCACGATTTACGCCAATGTCGGCGCCTTTGATCAGGCGGGCATTCTCGTCAACGTGAACGGCGTCCGCTTCGTGAATGAAAAGGCTTCAAACCGCCACATTCTCGAGCCGATGCTGAAGAACCCCAACGGTCAGGCCTATGTCTTCATGGATCAGAAGTCCTGGGAAGGCTTCTACAAGCGCCTCCCCGAAACGGGCGTTTCGCATGAGGATGCCGACAAGTATCTCGCTAACGGCGGGAAGACTCCGCCGCTCTTCGTGAAGGCCGATACGATCGAAGGCGTCGCGAAACTCGCGGGCATCAATGCTGAAAACCTGAAGGCGACCGTTGCCAAGTACAACGGGTTCGTGAAGGCCAAGAAGGATGCGGACTTCGACCGTCCGGTTCAGTACATGAAGGCAGAGATTTCGGCCGAAGGCCCCTACTACATCGTCGAGCAGAAGCCGCGCTTTGCGACCACGATGGGCGGCGTCTGCACGGACGACAAGCTCAACCTCGTGAAGAAGGACGGCTCGGTCATCCCGAACCTCTACGGCGCGGGTGAAATCGTGGGCGGCGTGATGGGCGACGACTCGCCTGCCGGCGCCAACGTGGGCTGGGCCCTCACGTCGGGCCGCGTGGCTGCCGACAGCATCGCGGAAGCCATCAAGGCCGGGAAGTAA
- a CDS encoding aldo/keto reductase, whose protein sequence is MSQTFKMTNGVELPAFFFGVYQIPNTTACEDAVINALDAGYRAIDTAASYGNEAAVGRALAKCGVVREDLFVTSKLWVEDASEAGAERSVKRSLELLGLGYLDLYLIHQPVGDVYGAWRGLEKMLDAGLVKAIGVSNFPPDRLMDLALHAKVRPMVNQIEINPFCQQRDAFPVMKDLGVVPQAWAPLAEGRNGLFFNSTLRLIAGKHGASVAQVVLAYVSGLGASVVSKSVSPARMKENLSAADLVLDDEDGEMIRALDRNESQFFSHRDPAIIRWFSERHITH, encoded by the coding sequence ATGAGCCAGACATTCAAAATGACGAACGGCGTCGAACTTCCGGCGTTCTTCTTCGGGGTTTACCAGATCCCCAACACCACCGCCTGCGAGGATGCAGTCATCAACGCTCTCGATGCGGGCTACCGTGCGATCGACACGGCCGCATCCTACGGGAACGAAGCCGCGGTCGGGCGCGCTTTGGCGAAGTGCGGCGTCGTGAGAGAGGATCTTTTCGTGACGAGCAAGCTCTGGGTTGAAGACGCAAGCGAAGCCGGCGCCGAAAGGTCGGTAAAGCGCTCGCTCGAACTTCTCGGCCTCGGCTACCTCGACCTCTACCTCATCCATCAGCCCGTGGGCGACGTCTACGGCGCCTGGCGGGGGCTTGAGAAGATGCTCGACGCCGGTCTCGTGAAGGCCATTGGCGTGAGCAACTTCCCGCCCGACCGTTTGATGGACCTCGCGCTCCATGCAAAGGTCCGCCCGATGGTGAACCAGATCGAGATCAATCCCTTCTGCCAGCAGCGCGACGCCTTCCCCGTGATGAAGGATCTCGGCGTCGTGCCCCAGGCCTGGGCGCCCCTCGCGGAAGGCAGGAACGGCCTCTTCTTCAATTCGACGCTGCGCCTTATTGCCGGGAAGCACGGCGCTTCCGTCGCTCAGGTCGTCCTCGCCTACGTCTCGGGTCTCGGGGCTTCCGTCGTGAGCAAGAGCGTGTCGCCCGCCAGAATGAAGGAAAATCTTTCAGCAGCCGATCTCGTCCTTGACGACGAGGACGGGGAGATGATCCGGGCGCTCGACCGCAATGAAAGCCAGTTCTTCTCCCACCGGGATCCGGCCATCATCCGCTGGTTCTCTGAACGGCATATCACCCACTGA